In Sulfurihydrogenibium sp., a single genomic region encodes these proteins:
- a CDS encoding YbhB/YbcL family Raf kinase inhibitor-like protein: protein MKVYSYSFKEGDFIPTQYTCDGLDISPHISWSKVENAKSYAIIMDDPDAPIGTFTHWIVYDIPSNVLELKENFPKKSVVGSIKQGQNDFGKIGYGGPCPPRGKPHRYFFKVFALDVESLGLPAGLSREEVERFINKHTISSGFTYGLYKR, encoded by the coding sequence ATGAAAGTTTATTCATATTCTTTTAAAGAAGGAGATTTTATACCTACCCAATACACGTGCGATGGGCTTGATATCTCTCCGCACATATCTTGGAGTAAGGTTGAAAATGCAAAAAGTTATGCAATCATAATGGATGACCCGGATGCTCCAATCGGAACTTTTACCCATTGGATAGTTTATGACATTCCATCAAATGTATTGGAACTTAAAGAAAATTTTCCTAAAAAATCGGTTGTTGGAAGTATTAAGCAGGGACAAAATGATTTTGGAAAAATTGGATATGGCGGTCCTTGTCCACCAAGAGGAAAGCCTCATAGATACTTTTTTAAGGTATTTGCTTTAGATGTTGAAAGCTTAGGATTGCCTGCAGGATTATCGAGAGAAGAAGTTGAAAGATTTATTAATAAGCATACGATTTCTTCCGGTTTCACTTATGGTCTTTATAAAAGATGA